The Neobacillus sp. PS3-34 genome has a window encoding:
- a CDS encoding MinD/ParA family protein, whose amino-acid sequence MNDQAESLRLKLIAQENRTNTKAIAVVSGKGGVGKSNFSLNFSLSLCKSGSSVLLIDMDIGMGNIDILMGKTSAKSIVDYLSGEAHLRDVVLDGGGLKYIAGGSGLSQLVKMEEKQVAILIGELHTLLEAYDFVIFDMGAGINEESLKFLLSVDEIFVVTTPEPTSLMDAYATMKYLHLVNPSLPFYLIANKAESIKEGRETLQRLGNVLKRFLDREAASLGILPEDRSLQQAVARQIPFLDFNPKSPASRAMLEITEQYKQSSVPEIPSSSSISFVSKLKKFLFER is encoded by the coding sequence ATGAATGACCAGGCAGAGAGCTTACGTTTAAAATTGATTGCGCAGGAAAACCGGACCAATACGAAAGCGATTGCTGTTGTAAGTGGAAAAGGAGGAGTGGGAAAGTCGAATTTTTCCCTAAATTTCTCCTTGTCCTTATGCAAGAGCGGTTCATCTGTACTACTAATTGATATGGATATCGGGATGGGCAATATAGACATTCTAATGGGAAAAACATCTGCTAAATCGATTGTTGATTATCTATCCGGAGAGGCTCATCTAAGGGATGTTGTTTTGGACGGTGGAGGGCTAAAGTATATTGCAGGTGGGTCTGGGCTTTCCCAGCTGGTTAAAATGGAAGAAAAGCAAGTGGCCATCCTGATTGGCGAATTGCATACCCTTTTGGAAGCATATGACTTTGTTATCTTCGATATGGGAGCAGGTATTAATGAAGAGTCCTTAAAATTTCTTCTTTCCGTCGATGAAATTTTTGTTGTGACAACACCTGAACCGACATCCCTGATGGATGCGTATGCAACGATGAAGTACCTTCATCTCGTTAATCCCTCGCTTCCTTTTTATCTAATAGCCAATAAAGCCGAATCCATTAAAGAGGGCAGAGAAACATTGCAGAGGTTGGGTAATGTGTTAAAACGGTTTTTAGATCGGGAAGCAGCTTCACTTGGGATTCTTCCTGAAGATCGTTCCCTGCAGCAGGCAGTTGCCAGGCAAATTCCTTTTCTGGATTTTAATCCGAAATCTCCTGCCTCAAGGGCTATGTTAGAGATAACGGAACAGTATAAACAAAGCAGTGTGCCGGAGATTCCATCATCCTCTTCTATTTCCTTTGTTTCAAAGTTAAAGAAATTTCTTTTTGAAAGGTAG
- the fliR gene encoding flagellar biosynthetic protein FliR: MNDLLPDFPAFLLIFVRVSSFFLMMPLFSYRTIPAAHKIGLSFFLAWIMFYAIDPPALEVNGAFYLLIIKEALVGLLIGFAAYMILSAIQIAGGFIDFQMGFAIANVIDPQTGAQSPLLGQYLYTLGLLLLLSINGHHLLIDGIFYSYRFIPIDQPWLHLGNANIAEYVVKSFSSVFMMALQMSIPVVGSLFLVDIALGIVARTVPQLNIFVVGLPVKTLAGFIVIIAVMGVLIMAVSNLVETMLTTMRGMMELLGGS, from the coding sequence TTTGTAAGAGTATCTTCCTTTTTCCTGATGATGCCGCTGTTTTCCTATCGTACAATACCAGCTGCCCATAAAATCGGGCTTAGTTTTTTCCTTGCCTGGATAATGTTTTATGCGATTGATCCGCCAGCCTTGGAAGTCAACGGAGCTTTTTATCTTTTAATTATTAAGGAAGCGCTTGTTGGCCTTCTGATTGGATTTGCTGCATATATGATTTTATCTGCTATCCAAATTGCCGGTGGGTTCATCGATTTTCAAATGGGTTTTGCGATCGCAAACGTTATCGATCCCCAAACCGGAGCACAGAGCCCTTTATTGGGACAATATTTATATACCTTGGGACTTTTACTTTTACTTTCAATAAACGGACATCACCTTTTAATTGATGGTATTTTTTACAGTTATCGGTTTATTCCAATTGATCAGCCCTGGCTTCATCTTGGTAACGCCAACATTGCAGAATATGTAGTCAAATCATTTAGCTCCGTGTTTATGATGGCCTTGCAGATGTCCATTCCGGTTGTAGGAAGCCTTTTTCTAGTAGACATTGCTCTGGGGATTGTCGCCAGAACTGTGCCACAGCTGAATATCTTTGTAGTTGGTCTTCCTGTGAAAACATTGGCAGGTTTTATTGTCATCATCGCTGTAATGGGTGTCTTGATCATGGCAGTTTCCAATCTGGTTGAAACGATGCTGACTACAATGCGTGGCATGATGGAACTGCTTGGAGGTTCATAA
- the flhB gene encoding flagellar biosynthesis protein FlhB encodes MYLLKLNLQLFAGEKTEKATPKKRQEARKKGQAAKSQDINTAVVLLSVFLFLLFAGNYLKNGIFSLFRHSLQEDLLMNLTENNVQVLFLATMKGMALYLGPIMLVALIGGVISNYFQVGIIFSAEAIQPKLEKINPISGFKRIFSMRAIVELVKSILKIGFIGAITFSVLWNKMDEILVLAQKPVGTALATLASLTVNMGLYASGALLFLALLDFLYQKYDFEKNIRMSKQDIKDEYKNTEGDPLIKSKIKQRQREMAMRRMMQEVPKADVVITNPTHFAIAIKYDETKQDAPFVVAKGADFLAQKIKMIAKENDVITVENRPLARALFGQTEVGDTIPEEFFKAVAEILAFVYRTKNKI; translated from the coding sequence ATGTATTTGTTAAAGCTGAATTTGCAGTTGTTTGCAGGTGAAAAAACCGAAAAAGCAACTCCGAAAAAACGGCAGGAGGCAAGAAAGAAAGGACAAGCCGCAAAGAGCCAGGACATCAATACTGCGGTAGTACTGCTGTCAGTTTTCCTTTTTCTTCTTTTTGCAGGAAATTACTTGAAGAATGGGATATTTTCATTATTCAGGCATTCATTACAGGAAGATTTATTAATGAATTTAACTGAAAATAATGTTCAGGTTCTATTTCTCGCAACTATGAAAGGAATGGCCCTATATCTTGGTCCCATCATGCTGGTTGCACTTATTGGCGGCGTTATTTCTAATTATTTTCAGGTAGGGATTATCTTTTCTGCTGAGGCCATACAGCCAAAGCTTGAAAAAATTAATCCAATTAGCGGATTTAAAAGAATCTTTTCGATGCGGGCTATTGTCGAACTCGTAAAATCGATTTTGAAAATTGGCTTCATCGGCGCCATCACATTTTCTGTTTTATGGAACAAAATGGATGAAATCCTTGTCCTTGCCCAAAAGCCAGTAGGAACCGCCCTGGCTACTCTTGCCAGCCTGACAGTCAATATGGGTTTATATGCCTCAGGGGCATTGCTGTTCTTGGCGCTTTTAGATTTCCTCTATCAAAAATATGATTTTGAAAAAAATATCCGAATGTCAAAGCAGGACATAAAGGATGAATATAAGAACACAGAAGGCGACCCGCTCATAAAGTCCAAAATAAAGCAAAGACAGCGGGAAATGGCAATGCGCAGAATGATGCAGGAAGTACCAAAGGCAGACGTAGTCATCACAAATCCTACCCATTTTGCCATTGCGATCAAATATGACGAAACCAAGCAGGATGCTCCTTTTGTTGTTGCGAAGGGTGCGGACTTCTTAGCGCAGAAAATAAAAATGATTGCTAAGGAAAATGATGTCATTACGGTTGAGAATCGTCCCTTGGCAAGAGCATTATTCGGTCAGACTGAAGTCGGTGATACGATACCGGAGGAATTTTTTAAAGCAGTAGCCGAAATTCTTGCATTCGTATATAGAACAAAAAACAAAATCTAA
- the flhA gene encoding flagellar biosynthesis protein FlhA, giving the protein MKARDLTVMLSVILIVAMLIIPFPTWLLSILIILNISLALLVLLISMNMTEPLQFSVFPSLLLLLTLFRLGLNVSTTRAILTHGDAGDVVETFGTFVVGGNVVVGLVLFLILIIIQFIVITKGSERVSEVAARFTLDAMPGKQMSIDADLNAGMISEHQARERREKVSKEADFYGAMDGASKFVKGDAIAGIIIVLINLIVGMIIGVLQQGMAVAEAAKHFSLMSVGDGIVSQVPALLISTATGIVVTRAASDGNLGKDITSQLLAYPQMLYVAGGTIFFLGLFTPIYDLLTMPIAGLLIFGGYMFSKAPKTDKDQLQEIEEEIETDEMKSPESVVNLLNVDPIEFEFGYGLIPLADANQGGDLLDRIVMIRRQLAIELGLVIPVVRIRDNIQLQPNEYRLKIKGNEMARGELLLDHYLAMSPGIEDDSIEGIDTIEPSFGLPAKWITDEMKEQAEIFGYTVVDPPSVVSTHITEAIKANASDLLGRQETKQLIDHLKESYPILVEEVTPNPLSVGEVQKVLAKLLKESVSIRNLPVIFETLADFAKVTSDSDILCEYVRQALARQITNQYAGQGDTLKVMTLSGRIEKAIADSIQQTEHGNYLSLDPSVSQNILESVAGQAEQLSLMEQSPIILCSPAVRMYVRQLTERYFPKMPILSYNELEANVEVQSVGVVNIE; this is encoded by the coding sequence ATGAAAGCCAGAGATTTAACGGTAATGCTAAGTGTAATTTTAATAGTGGCTATGTTAATTATTCCATTTCCAACATGGCTCCTTAGCATTCTGATCATTTTGAATATTTCTTTGGCGCTGCTTGTTTTGCTTATATCCATGAACATGACAGAACCGCTCCAATTTTCAGTGTTTCCGTCGCTGCTCCTATTATTGACATTATTTCGCCTCGGCTTAAACGTATCAACTACAAGGGCGATTTTAACACATGGCGATGCAGGAGACGTTGTTGAAACTTTTGGAACCTTCGTTGTTGGGGGAAATGTAGTAGTAGGTCTTGTTTTATTCCTGATTTTAATTATTATCCAGTTTATCGTCATCACAAAAGGTTCAGAGCGTGTTTCTGAAGTTGCGGCACGCTTCACCCTTGATGCCATGCCTGGTAAGCAGATGAGCATTGATGCTGATTTAAATGCCGGAATGATTTCTGAACATCAGGCTAGGGAACGACGGGAAAAGGTATCAAAAGAAGCGGATTTCTATGGGGCGATGGATGGAGCCAGTAAATTTGTTAAAGGTGACGCTATTGCTGGAATCATTATCGTTCTGATTAACCTGATTGTCGGAATGATCATTGGAGTACTTCAGCAAGGAATGGCTGTTGCTGAAGCTGCTAAACATTTTTCATTAATGTCAGTCGGGGATGGAATAGTGAGCCAGGTGCCTGCTCTTTTAATTTCTACCGCGACAGGTATCGTAGTTACAAGAGCTGCTTCCGATGGAAATCTTGGTAAAGATATTACCTCCCAGTTACTTGCCTATCCGCAGATGCTTTATGTAGCAGGAGGGACGATTTTCTTTTTAGGGCTTTTTACTCCCATTTACGATTTGCTGACAATGCCGATAGCTGGCCTTCTCATATTTGGCGGCTATATGTTCTCAAAAGCACCAAAAACGGATAAAGATCAGCTGCAGGAAATCGAAGAAGAAATTGAAACAGATGAAATGAAAAGCCCTGAAAGTGTAGTAAACCTTCTTAATGTAGATCCGATAGAATTCGAATTTGGTTATGGGCTAATCCCTCTTGCCGATGCAAATCAGGGCGGAGATTTACTGGATCGGATTGTTATGATCCGAAGGCAGCTTGCGATAGAGCTTGGCCTTGTCATACCAGTGGTCAGAATCCGCGATAATATTCAGCTTCAGCCAAATGAATATCGGCTGAAAATAAAAGGGAACGAAATGGCAAGAGGGGAACTATTGCTCGACCACTATTTAGCGATGAGCCCAGGTATTGAGGATGATTCAATAGAAGGTATCGATACAATAGAACCTTCCTTTGGGCTCCCAGCTAAGTGGATAACAGATGAAATGAAGGAACAGGCAGAAATATTCGGTTATACGGTTGTAGATCCCCCTTCGGTTGTATCAACGCATATTACCGAAGCGATTAAAGCCAATGCCAGTGATTTACTGGGAAGGCAAGAGACGAAACAGCTTATCGACCATTTAAAAGAAAGCTATCCAATTTTAGTTGAGGAAGTTACACCAAATCCGCTGTCAGTAGGAGAGGTTCAAAAAGTATTGGCAAAGCTGCTAAAAGAAAGTGTGTCTATACGAAACCTGCCTGTTATTTTTGAGACCTTGGCAGATTTCGCAAAGGTGACCTCAGATTCGGATATCCTATGCGAATATGTCAGACAGGCTCTTGCACGGCAAATAACCAATCAATATGCCGGACAGGGAGATACATTAAAGGTAATGACTTTGTCGGGTAGGATTGAAAAGGCAATTGCAGACAGCATCCAGCAGACAGAGCATGGAAATTATTTATCGCTGGATCCTTCTGTTTCTCAAAATATTTTGGAATCGGTGGCAGGACAGGCTGAGCAACTTTCGCTAATGGAACAATCACCAATTATCCTTTGCTCTCCAGCAGTAAGAATGTATGTTAGACAATTGACAGAAAGATATTTTCCAAAAATGCCAATTTTGTCTTACAATGAACTGGAAGCAAACGTAGAGGTACAAAGTGTTGGGGTGGTGAATATTGAATGA
- a CDS encoding chemotaxis response regulator protein-glutamate methylesterase, producing MDKIKTLIVDDSAFMRKLIQDILSVSARIEIVGTARNGEDALKKIKELTPDVVTMDVEMPVLDGLEALKLIMKEAPVPVVMLSSTTKEGAENTFLAMQYGAVDFIAKPSGAISLDLQKVGKELIEKVISASKANIKNLLNKTPVKKRTELHAEEYSKIDLKASSSKRPIANMKWKPAAKKLICIGTSTGGPRALQNVLTKFPADIKAPILVVQHMPPGFTKSLAARMDALSQIAVKEAEDGELLQNGTAYIAPGGYHLKIRTAEASRLAVQLDQSPPENGHRPSVDILFKSAGSQQEYAKIAVIMTGMGADGTKGIIELKNRGNVMAIVESEETSIVYGMPKAAFATKLIDEVQNVEDIADAIMKYV from the coding sequence ATGGATAAAATCAAGACCTTAATCGTCGATGATTCAGCATTTATGAGGAAGCTGATCCAGGATATTCTATCCGTTTCTGCACGAATAGAAATTGTAGGAACAGCGAGAAATGGCGAGGACGCACTTAAAAAAATAAAAGAATTAACGCCTGATGTTGTTACGATGGACGTGGAGATGCCGGTATTAGATGGGCTGGAGGCATTAAAGCTGATTATGAAAGAGGCTCCTGTTCCAGTTGTAATGCTTTCAAGTACAACAAAAGAAGGCGCAGAAAATACTTTCCTTGCCATGCAATACGGTGCGGTTGATTTTATAGCCAAGCCTTCGGGTGCGATTTCCCTGGATCTTCAAAAAGTCGGAAAAGAACTCATTGAAAAGGTTATCTCTGCCAGTAAAGCCAATATTAAAAACCTTTTAAATAAAACCCCTGTCAAAAAAAGAACTGAGCTGCATGCTGAAGAATATAGTAAAATAGACCTAAAGGCAAGCTCGTCGAAACGGCCAATCGCAAACATGAAATGGAAACCGGCAGCTAAGAAACTCATTTGCATTGGTACATCTACAGGGGGACCACGTGCTTTGCAAAACGTATTGACCAAATTTCCTGCAGACATCAAGGCACCTATTCTGGTAGTGCAGCATATGCCTCCAGGCTTTACCAAATCCCTTGCAGCGAGAATGGATGCACTGTCCCAGATTGCTGTAAAAGAGGCTGAGGATGGTGAGCTGCTTCAAAATGGGACTGCTTACATCGCACCTGGGGGATACCATTTAAAAATCCGAACAGCTGAAGCCTCCAGGCTTGCTGTTCAGCTTGACCAGTCACCACCTGAAAATGGGCATCGCCCTTCGGTGGATATTTTATTTAAATCTGCAGGCAGCCAACAGGAATATGCGAAAATTGCTGTTATTATGACAGGAATGGGAGCAGATGGAACAAAAGGGATAATCGAGTTGAAAAATCGGGGCAATGTTATGGCCATTGTTGAATCGGAAGAAACCTCTATCGTTTATGGGATGCCAAAAGCAGCTTTTGCAACAAAATTAATCGACGAAGTGCAAAATGTAGAGGACATTGCCGACGCAATTATGAAATATGTTTAA